Proteins encoded in a region of the Scrofimicrobium sp. R131 genome:
- the dapB gene encoding 4-hydroxy-tetrahydrodipicolinate reductase: MRVLLSGYGRMGKMLHQLIDEADDLELAGVIDVDNVAELAQCDFGADVVIDFSSPTIFPELSSYVLRTKTPLVCGATGYEEQGQAVKSLGDQIPVIYTENYSVGVNVMAQVVGELNRLLAGFDIELVETHHRYKKDAPSGTAQLLLRQLGEHHLVYGRSPADGERQPGDIGVHSLRGGTVPGEHSVIFYGEDETVELTHRAFSRQIFAQGALTAARRLVGSEPGSYTFAQLLSKGQDA, encoded by the coding sequence ATGAGAGTACTCCTGAGCGGATACGGGCGGATGGGCAAAATGCTCCATCAGCTGATCGATGAAGCTGACGATCTGGAACTGGCCGGTGTGATCGACGTCGACAACGTGGCTGAGCTGGCCCAGTGTGACTTTGGCGCCGACGTGGTCATCGACTTCTCCAGCCCCACCATTTTCCCCGAGCTCAGCTCCTACGTCCTGCGGACGAAGACGCCGCTGGTGTGCGGGGCCACCGGGTATGAGGAGCAGGGTCAGGCGGTCAAGTCCCTGGGGGATCAGATCCCGGTCATCTACACGGAGAACTACTCGGTCGGGGTCAACGTCATGGCTCAGGTCGTGGGGGAACTGAACCGACTGCTGGCCGGCTTTGACATCGAGCTGGTGGAAACCCACCACCGCTACAAGAAGGACGCTCCCAGTGGCACCGCGCAACTGCTGCTGCGGCAACTGGGTGAGCACCACCTCGTCTACGGCCGAAGCCCGGCCGACGGCGAACGCCAACCCGGCGACATCGGCGTTCACTCGCTGCGCGGAGGCACCGTCCCCGGGGAGCATTCGGTGATCTTCTACGGGGAAGACGAGACCGTCGAGCTGACCCACCGGGCGTTCTCACGCCAGATTTTTGCCCAGGGAGCCCTGACCGCGGCTCGGCGCCTAGTTGGGTCCGAGCCGGGCAGTTACACTTTCGCTCAGTTGCTTAGCAAAGGACAGGATGCATGA
- the lysA gene encoding diaminopimelate decarboxylase, producing MTFTDQQVADVLCQYQTPFYLYDEATIRQRVRELKQAFAWNEGFREYFAVKALPNPAVLEILRQEGCGADCASGTELTLAQNMDIMFTSNNTPAEEFVQARELGAIINLDSLEMVDFLAQTAGIPEVICCRYAPATEVGSANQIMGEAGQSKFGMRRDQVFTAFERLRELGATRFGVHCMAASNSLNNDYYPALARELFDLAVEIRDRLGIEVEFLNFAGGLGIPYRPEDQPLDLAAIGAAVRREYETRLQGLKPAIFTELGRYLVGPAGALVTTVRHLKHSYKYYVGVDASATDLLRPAMYGAYHHITVVGKDQPADHPVDVVGSLCENNDKFAIDRWLPEVEPGDVLLIHDAGAHGYSMGYNYNGKLRGGEVLLGADGQARMIRRPQSAEDYFATLTVQ from the coding sequence ATGACTTTCACCGATCAGCAAGTGGCGGACGTGCTCTGCCAGTACCAGACGCCGTTCTACCTGTATGACGAGGCGACCATCCGTCAGCGGGTCCGGGAGCTAAAGCAGGCATTTGCTTGGAATGAGGGCTTCCGGGAGTATTTCGCCGTCAAGGCCCTGCCCAACCCGGCAGTCTTGGAGATTTTGCGCCAGGAGGGGTGCGGGGCCGACTGCGCTTCGGGGACCGAACTGACCCTGGCGCAAAACATGGACATCATGTTCACTTCGAACAACACCCCGGCTGAAGAGTTCGTGCAGGCCCGCGAGTTGGGGGCGATCATCAACCTGGATTCGCTGGAGATGGTCGATTTCCTGGCGCAAACGGCCGGCATTCCCGAGGTCATCTGCTGCCGGTACGCGCCGGCCACGGAGGTGGGCTCTGCCAACCAGATCATGGGCGAGGCGGGCCAGAGCAAGTTCGGCATGCGCCGGGACCAGGTCTTCACCGCCTTTGAACGACTGCGGGAGCTGGGGGCCACCCGCTTTGGTGTCCACTGCATGGCCGCCTCCAACTCGCTCAACAACGACTACTACCCGGCGCTGGCGCGGGAACTGTTTGACCTGGCGGTGGAGATCCGGGATCGGCTCGGGATCGAAGTGGAGTTCCTGAACTTTGCGGGCGGGCTCGGAATCCCGTACCGGCCCGAGGATCAGCCGTTGGATCTGGCCGCGATCGGCGCCGCAGTCCGGCGGGAGTATGAGACTCGCCTCCAGGGCCTGAAACCGGCCATCTTCACCGAGTTGGGCCGGTACCTGGTGGGTCCGGCCGGGGCGCTGGTGACCACGGTTCGCCACCTGAAGCACTCCTACAAGTACTACGTCGGGGTGGACGCCTCCGCTACCGACCTGCTGCGCCCAGCCATGTACGGCGCCTACCACCACATCACCGTGGTGGGCAAAGATCAGCCGGCCGACCACCCGGTCGACGTGGTCGGGTCACTGTGCGAAAACAACGACAAGTTCGCGATTGACCGGTGGCTGCCCGAAGTGGAGCCGGGAGACGTGCTCCTGATTCACGACGCGGGCGCACACGGCTACTCGATGGGTTACAACTACAACGGCAAGCTGCGGGGCGGGGAAGTGCTGCTCGGTGCCGACGGGCAGGCCCGGATGATTCGCCGACCCCAGAGCGCCGAAGACTACTTCGCCACTCTCACTGTCCAATAA
- a CDS encoding FAD-binding and (Fe-S)-binding domain-containing protein, with product MTSYVAALQAVTETDTSSRRRAEYSSDASNYRVVPSAVVFPRSTEEVLAIHRIAREYEVPITSRGAGTSCAGNAVGGGIIIDYSRHLNRIISIDPEARTARVQPGVVMTDLQAAARPYGLWFGPDPSTKNRATFGGMIGNNACGPHALAYGRTADNVVSLDVVDGQGHRFEAGTDLDVVPGLAELVGRNLAPIRRELGRFTRQVSGYSLEHLLPEKGSSLARALVGTEGTCVSVLEATVQLHPLPPAPLLVVLGYPNMIEAARAVPTLLPLRPQAIEGMDSRLVEVVRAAKGSVPQLPGGQGWLFCEVAGETAAEAEQRARELIERAGAEDSLVVTDPGQAAALWSIRADGVGLAGRTPAGVPTWPGWEDAAVPPAALADYLTEFEQLMERHGLTGLPYGHFGDGCIHIRVDWPLSDPDDVPAFGTFLEEAATLVAKFGGSTSGEHGDGRARSSLLRHMYSDEVLALFAQFKGLFDPQDLLNPGVVVNPEPPTANLRRPQAHPLATNGFAFREDGGDFTKAVHRCVGVGKCRSTSGGFMCPSYRATRDEKDVTRARARMLQEVANGTMVAGWDAPELAESLDYCLSCKACGRDCPAGVDIARYKSEATYQRYRGKLRPMNHYALGWLPRWARLVSAFPPVAALANSALAITPLRRAVFAVAGIDQRRQMTGFATTRFSRWFKRRRQPTVGRDVLLWADSFSENLDPSGAQAMVELLQGAGYQVRIPSQQACCGLTWISTGQLDGAKKRLSQLLDVLSPAAQQGVPIVGIEPSCTAVLRDDLLDLLPDDPRAQAVAASVRTLAELLTDPVLGPGPDWEPPQSLAGVRVIAQPHCHQHAVMGFEADAALLQRLGAEVTQLEGCCGLAGNFGMERGHYEVSVAVAQNALLPALQDPDAAGAVFLADGYSCRTQAEQLAGVRGVSLPQLLLGQR from the coding sequence GTGACTTCCTACGTAGCCGCCCTGCAGGCAGTGACTGAGACCGACACGTCTTCGCGTCGGCGCGCCGAGTATTCCTCCGACGCCTCCAACTACCGAGTGGTTCCCAGCGCCGTGGTCTTCCCCCGTTCCACTGAAGAGGTGCTGGCCATCCACCGGATCGCCCGCGAGTACGAGGTGCCCATCACCTCGCGCGGGGCGGGCACCTCCTGCGCCGGCAACGCGGTCGGCGGTGGGATCATCATCGACTATTCGCGCCACCTGAACCGGATTATTTCCATCGACCCGGAGGCCCGGACCGCTCGGGTCCAACCCGGGGTGGTCATGACCGACCTGCAGGCGGCCGCCCGCCCCTACGGCCTCTGGTTCGGGCCGGACCCCTCCACTAAGAACCGAGCCACCTTTGGCGGAATGATTGGCAACAACGCCTGTGGACCCCACGCGCTCGCCTACGGGCGCACGGCCGACAACGTGGTCTCTCTGGACGTGGTCGACGGGCAGGGACACCGGTTCGAGGCGGGCACCGACCTGGACGTGGTTCCGGGCTTGGCCGAGTTGGTCGGGCGAAATCTGGCCCCGATCCGGCGGGAACTTGGCCGGTTCACCCGCCAGGTGTCGGGCTACTCGCTGGAGCACCTGCTGCCGGAAAAGGGCAGTTCCCTCGCGCGGGCCCTGGTGGGCACCGAGGGCACCTGCGTGTCGGTCCTCGAAGCCACCGTGCAGTTGCACCCACTGCCGCCCGCTCCCCTGCTGGTCGTTCTCGGCTACCCCAACATGATCGAGGCTGCCCGGGCCGTCCCCACCCTGCTCCCCCTACGGCCGCAAGCCATTGAGGGGATGGACTCGCGTCTGGTCGAGGTGGTGCGAGCGGCCAAAGGCTCGGTTCCGCAGCTGCCGGGCGGCCAGGGTTGGCTCTTTTGCGAGGTGGCCGGGGAGACGGCGGCCGAGGCGGAGCAGCGGGCTCGGGAACTGATTGAGCGGGCCGGGGCTGAGGACTCACTGGTGGTCACCGACCCGGGGCAGGCAGCGGCCCTCTGGAGTATTCGCGCGGACGGGGTTGGGCTGGCTGGTCGAACCCCGGCGGGTGTGCCCACCTGGCCCGGCTGGGAGGATGCCGCTGTTCCCCCGGCCGCCCTGGCCGACTACCTAACCGAGTTTGAGCAGCTGATGGAGCGCCACGGGCTGACCGGGTTGCCCTACGGCCACTTTGGCGACGGCTGCATTCACATCCGGGTTGACTGGCCGCTATCCGATCCCGACGACGTTCCGGCTTTTGGCACTTTCTTGGAGGAGGCGGCCACGCTGGTCGCCAAGTTCGGCGGCTCCACCTCGGGTGAGCACGGGGATGGGCGGGCCCGCTCCAGCTTGTTGCGGCACATGTACTCAGACGAGGTGCTGGCCCTCTTCGCCCAGTTCAAGGGCCTGTTTGACCCGCAGGATCTGCTCAACCCGGGCGTGGTGGTCAACCCGGAACCTCCGACGGCGAACCTTCGGCGGCCCCAAGCCCACCCGTTGGCCACCAACGGGTTTGCCTTCCGGGAGGACGGCGGCGACTTCACCAAGGCGGTCCACCGCTGCGTCGGGGTGGGCAAGTGCCGCTCCACCTCGGGCGGGTTCATGTGCCCAAGCTACCGCGCCACCCGGGACGAAAAGGACGTGACCCGCGCCCGCGCCCGGATGCTGCAAGAGGTAGCCAACGGCACCATGGTTGCCGGGTGGGATGCCCCGGAACTGGCCGAGTCCCTCGACTATTGCCTCAGCTGCAAGGCCTGCGGGCGCGACTGCCCCGCCGGGGTGGACATTGCCCGCTACAAGTCTGAGGCCACCTACCAGCGCTACCGGGGTAAGCTCCGGCCGATGAACCACTACGCGCTCGGGTGGCTGCCCCGCTGGGCTCGCCTCGTCTCCGCGTTCCCGCCGGTGGCGGCGCTGGCCAACAGCGCGCTGGCGATCACTCCCCTGCGGCGCGCGGTGTTCGCGGTGGCGGGGATCGATCAGCGCCGCCAGATGACCGGCTTTGCCACCACCCGGTTTAGCCGCTGGTTCAAACGACGCCGCCAACCCACCGTGGGCCGCGATGTGCTGCTGTGGGCCGACTCGTTCTCAGAAAACCTGGATCCGAGCGGGGCCCAGGCGATGGTGGAGCTGCTGCAGGGGGCGGGCTACCAGGTCCGGATCCCCTCCCAGCAGGCCTGTTGCGGTTTGACCTGGATTTCCACCGGCCAGTTGGACGGAGCCAAGAAGCGGCTCAGTCAGCTGCTGGACGTGCTGAGCCCCGCCGCCCAGCAGGGCGTGCCCATTGTCGGGATCGAGCCCTCCTGCACCGCGGTGCTGCGCGACGACCTGCTCGACCTGCTGCCGGACGATCCGCGCGCCCAAGCGGTCGCGGCCTCCGTTCGGACGCTGGCCGAACTGCTGACCGATCCGGTGCTGGGACCGGGACCGGACTGGGAGCCCCCGCAGTCACTGGCCGGTGTGCGCGTGATTGCGCAGCCGCACTGCCACCAGCACGCGGTGATGGGTTTCGAGGCGGACGCGGCCCTGCTCCAGCGGCTGGGGGCAGAGGTCACCCAGTTGGAGGGATGCTGCGGCCTGGCCGGTAACTTCGGGATGGAGCGAGGCCACTACGAGGTGTCGGTCGCGGTCGCCCAAAACGCCCTGCTGCCGGCCCTGCAGGACCCGGACGCGGCCGGGGCCGTGTTCCTGGCGGACGGGTACTCGTGTCGCACCCAGGCCGAACAGTTGGCCGGGGTGCGCGGGGTGAGTTTGCCGCAGCTGCTGCTTGGCCAGCGCTAG
- a CDS encoding amidohydrolase gives MSIRDYRRDLHRIPELDFDLPQTLAYLRKALAKLPGTVIEPAPSSLCIYFDAGAPDTIAFRADMDALPVTEDPDREYRSEHEGKMHACGHDAHMAMLLGLCDFVGEHLDQLPHNVLAIFQPAEETIGGAEGICRSGIFQQYGVRAVFGLHMWPGLPAGTIASRPGPLMARSSEITVDVIGHSVHIAKADQGRDALMAAAHLLTRVEAQVQQVPGHRLLSFGYGYGGTVRNAVAGTAHLEGTMRSFSDQTFEQLRTILLSEARSVEAETGCQVLVDVTAGYPPVINDEALLARVEQLAPIHRIEDPQMTGEDFSFYQREVPGVFFFVGTGNEAALHSSSFDLDEAALDSGLDLLRTLLFLEGI, from the coding sequence GTGTCAATTAGGGACTATCGCCGGGATCTACATCGCATCCCCGAACTGGATTTTGACCTGCCTCAAACCCTGGCCTACCTGCGGAAGGCTCTGGCTAAGTTGCCCGGCACCGTGATTGAGCCGGCCCCCTCCAGCCTTTGCATCTACTTCGACGCGGGCGCGCCGGACACGATCGCGTTCCGGGCCGACATGGATGCCCTTCCGGTGACCGAGGATCCTGATCGCGAGTACCGCTCTGAGCACGAGGGCAAAATGCACGCCTGCGGGCACGATGCCCACATGGCCATGCTGCTGGGACTGTGCGACTTTGTCGGTGAGCATCTGGACCAGCTGCCCCACAACGTGCTGGCCATTTTCCAGCCGGCAGAGGAAACCATCGGCGGGGCTGAGGGCATCTGCCGCTCCGGCATTTTCCAGCAGTACGGGGTTCGGGCGGTGTTTGGCCTGCACATGTGGCCCGGGTTGCCGGCCGGAACCATTGCCTCTCGGCCGGGTCCGCTGATGGCCCGCTCCTCTGAGATCACCGTCGACGTCATCGGTCACAGCGTCCACATTGCCAAGGCCGACCAGGGGCGGGACGCCCTGATGGCGGCCGCCCACCTGCTCACCCGGGTGGAGGCCCAGGTGCAGCAGGTCCCGGGCCATCGCCTGCTTTCGTTTGGCTACGGCTACGGGGGGACCGTCCGCAACGCGGTGGCGGGAACCGCCCACCTGGAAGGGACCATGCGCTCCTTTTCCGACCAGACGTTTGAACAGTTGCGCACCATCCTCCTGTCTGAAGCCCGGTCGGTCGAGGCGGAAACCGGCTGTCAGGTGCTGGTGGACGTCACCGCCGGCTACCCGCCGGTGATCAACGACGAGGCGCTGCTGGCCCGGGTGGAGCAACTGGCCCCGATCCACCGGATCGAAGACCCGCAGATGACCGGGGAGGATTTCTCCTTCTATCAGCGCGAGGTACCCGGCGTGTTCTTCTTCGTTGGGACCGGGAACGAAGCCGCCCTGCACTCTTCCAGTTTCGACCTGGATGAGGCGGCCTTGGACTCCGGCTTGGATCTGCTGCGCACGCTCCTGTTCCTGGAGGGAATCTGA
- a CDS encoding methylenetetrahydrofolate reductase, producing MSSPTLSFELMPPRTPAGSIKFWDTVQELLATSPDFLSVTYGAGGHNRDTAHAVTARLVHDVPVRPLAHLTCVGVSRAETTRVVDQYLSSGVRSFLALRGDPPVSGQREPDELKSSLELIALLRERDLARAEDSDADRLRALIRPLIIAVATFPAGNPAAGTTSTQEVERLLLKQAAGASFAITQLFYQADTYLSFTREARAAGVRIPILPGILPPTNPRRLRRVAELSGVAPDRSLLAQLEAATPEAAIEIGIEAGSALVREVLAEGAPGIHLYTFNQAGQNLEILARAGLLGAGAPADQQPSRCHWQPAHQ from the coding sequence ATGTCTTCCCCTACCCTGTCGTTTGAACTCATGCCGCCGCGCACCCCGGCCGGTTCCATCAAGTTTTGGGACACCGTCCAGGAACTGCTGGCCACCTCCCCGGATTTCCTTTCGGTCACCTACGGGGCCGGCGGACACAACCGGGACACGGCCCACGCCGTCACCGCCCGCCTCGTGCACGACGTCCCGGTCCGCCCCCTCGCCCACCTCACCTGCGTGGGCGTGTCCCGGGCCGAAACCACCCGGGTGGTCGACCAGTACCTGTCCTCCGGGGTCCGTTCCTTCCTGGCTTTGCGCGGCGACCCGCCGGTCAGCGGCCAGCGCGAGCCGGACGAACTCAAGTCGTCGCTGGAACTGATCGCCCTCCTGCGCGAGCGGGACCTGGCCCGGGCGGAGGACTCCGACGCCGATCGGCTTCGCGCCCTGATTCGGCCGCTGATCATCGCGGTCGCCACCTTCCCGGCGGGCAACCCCGCGGCCGGCACCACCTCCACGCAGGAGGTGGAGCGGCTGCTGCTGAAACAGGCGGCGGGCGCCTCCTTCGCGATCACCCAGCTGTTCTACCAGGCCGACACCTACCTCAGCTTCACCCGGGAGGCCCGGGCGGCCGGGGTGCGGATCCCGATCCTGCCGGGCATCCTGCCGCCCACCAACCCGCGCCGCCTGCGCCGGGTGGCCGAGTTGAGCGGAGTCGCCCCGGACCGGTCGCTCCTGGCCCAGTTGGAGGCGGCCACCCCGGAAGCCGCCATCGAAATCGGAATCGAAGCCGGCTCGGCCCTGGTCCGCGAGGTCCTGGCCGAAGGCGCCCCCGGAATCCACCTGTACACCTTCAATCAGGCCGGGCAGAACCTGGAAATTCTGGCCCGCGCCGGGCTGCTGGGGGCCGGTGCCCCCGCCGACCAGCAGCCCTCCCGATGTCATTGGCAGCCAGCTCATCAATAA
- the dapD gene encoding 2,3,4,5-tetrahydropyridine-2,6-dicarboxylate N-acetyltransferase, with product MKKTAEEIIEYISTAKKVTPVKLYLKTRTPIDFSAAPSALVLGETDAIVLGDWAELQPILAANQSEIIDVEIENRARNSAIPLLDLKEIEARIEPGAIIRDEVVIGKNAVIMMGALINIGAEIGEGTMIDMGVVLGGRAIVGKNCHIGAGAVLAGVIEPASATPVVVEDNVVVGANAVVLEGCRVGQGAVVAAGAVVVQDVPAGAVVAGTPAKVIKMKDEKTTQKTALQASLRNI from the coding sequence ATGAAAAAGACCGCCGAAGAGATCATCGAGTACATTTCGACCGCCAAGAAAGTCACCCCGGTCAAGCTGTACCTGAAGACCCGGACCCCGATTGATTTTTCCGCGGCCCCCTCGGCCCTGGTGCTGGGGGAAACCGACGCGATTGTGCTGGGCGATTGGGCCGAACTTCAACCCATTTTGGCGGCCAACCAGAGCGAGATTATCGACGTTGAGATTGAGAATCGGGCCCGCAACTCGGCCATTCCCCTCCTGGACCTCAAAGAGATCGAAGCCCGAATTGAGCCCGGCGCGATCATCCGCGACGAGGTGGTAATCGGGAAGAACGCGGTCATCATGATGGGGGCCCTCATCAACATTGGGGCCGAAATTGGCGAGGGCACCATGATCGACATGGGGGTGGTCCTGGGGGGCCGCGCCATCGTCGGGAAGAACTGTCACATCGGTGCCGGTGCGGTGCTGGCCGGGGTAATTGAGCCCGCCTCCGCGACGCCGGTGGTGGTGGAAGACAACGTCGTCGTCGGTGCGAACGCCGTGGTGCTCGAAGGGTGCCGGGTGGGCCAGGGCGCCGTGGTGGCTGCCGGCGCGGTCGTCGTCCAGGATGTCCCCGCCGGGGCAGTCGTGGCGGGAACGCCGGCCAAAGTCATCAAGATGAAGGACGAGAAGACCACTCAGAAGACGGCGCTGCAGGCTTCCCTGCGCAACATCTAG
- the metE gene encoding 5-methyltetrahydropteroyltriglutamate--homocysteine S-methyltransferase, translating to MTTPFPSATIVGYPRIGAQRELKRAVEGFWAGRLDETELTEVARDLRLASYRRLAELGLTEDASIPASFSFYDQVLDTTWLLGALPPRFEGAAGLAGYFLLARGEGGTAPLEMTKWFNTNYHYLVPEIGPDTPISLAHTTPVDLFVEAREAGLVVRPQLVGPLTYLLLSKPAVEGYRPLDRLDEVTSVYAELLVRLAEAGAPWVQLDEPGLTSDNLGLSSAEIAGLAERVYQRLGSVAGRPQLLVTTPYGEATEGLAALAQTPVEAIHADLVHGQAPAPLADKTLVAGLISGRNIWRADLEAKLAWLQAQPGAVSVATSTSLQHVPYSVAGEEWDHPHLKSWLAFAEEKVAEVVTLARGRNGEDISAELAAASQALATRAADAGVKVPAIRQRTASLQPADREREDYSIRQAAQAEKLQLPLLPTTTIGSFPQTGEIRQARAAHARGELSTADYEDRLRQEIRDVIHLQEKLDIDVLVHGEPERNDMVQYFAELLDGFEVTKNGWVQSYGSRCTRPSILWGDVSRPEPMTVRWSTYAQSVTDRPVKGMLTGPVTILAWSFVRDDLALGEVADQVGLALRDEVSDLEAAGIGVIQVDEPALRELLPLRREDQDAYLEWSVGSFRVATSGVEAQTQIHTHLCYSEFGDVIDAIDALGADVTSLEAARSHMEVLPALEATGFSRQIGPGIYDIHSPRVPEVSELSELLSEAVAAVPADRLWVNPDCGLKTRTYAQVEPSLHNMVAAAKEVRAHQ from the coding sequence ATGACCACACCATTCCCCTCCGCCACCATTGTTGGGTATCCCCGCATCGGCGCCCAGCGAGAACTGAAGCGGGCCGTCGAAGGTTTCTGGGCTGGCCGCCTCGACGAAACTGAACTGACCGAGGTGGCGCGCGACCTGCGCCTGGCCAGCTACCGGCGACTGGCCGAACTGGGACTGACCGAGGACGCCTCGATTCCGGCTTCCTTCTCTTTCTACGACCAGGTGCTTGACACCACCTGGCTGCTGGGGGCCCTTCCCCCGCGGTTCGAGGGTGCCGCCGGCCTGGCCGGATACTTCCTGCTGGCCCGGGGCGAGGGGGGAACCGCTCCGCTGGAGATGACCAAGTGGTTCAACACGAATTACCACTACCTGGTTCCCGAGATTGGCCCCGACACGCCGATTTCCCTGGCGCACACCACCCCGGTCGACCTGTTTGTGGAGGCGCGGGAAGCCGGTCTCGTGGTGCGTCCCCAGCTGGTGGGCCCGCTCACCTACCTGCTGCTGTCCAAGCCCGCGGTGGAGGGGTACCGTCCTCTCGACCGGCTGGACGAAGTCACCTCCGTCTACGCGGAGTTGCTGGTGCGCCTGGCCGAGGCGGGGGCACCGTGGGTGCAGTTGGATGAGCCGGGCCTGACCAGCGACAACCTGGGACTGAGCAGTGCGGAAATTGCCGGCCTGGCCGAGCGGGTTTACCAGCGGTTGGGGTCGGTCGCCGGCCGCCCGCAGCTGCTGGTCACCACCCCTTACGGTGAGGCCACCGAGGGATTGGCCGCGCTGGCTCAGACTCCGGTGGAGGCCATCCACGCGGACCTGGTTCACGGGCAGGCTCCCGCGCCGCTTGCCGACAAGACCCTGGTGGCGGGCCTGATTAGCGGCCGCAACATTTGGCGCGCCGACCTGGAGGCGAAGCTGGCCTGGCTCCAGGCGCAGCCGGGCGCGGTCTCGGTTGCCACCTCCACCTCCCTGCAGCACGTCCCCTACTCGGTGGCCGGGGAAGAGTGGGACCACCCGCACCTAAAGTCGTGGCTGGCCTTCGCCGAAGAGAAGGTTGCCGAGGTGGTGACCCTGGCTCGCGGCCGCAACGGGGAAGATATTTCCGCCGAGTTGGCCGCCGCCAGTCAGGCGCTTGCAACGCGGGCCGCCGACGCCGGGGTGAAGGTTCCCGCCATCCGCCAGCGGACCGCCTCGCTGCAGCCGGCTGACCGGGAGCGGGAAGACTACTCGATCCGCCAGGCAGCCCAGGCTGAGAAGTTGCAGCTGCCGCTGCTGCCGACCACCACGATCGGCTCGTTCCCCCAGACCGGTGAGATCCGTCAGGCCCGCGCCGCCCACGCCCGCGGTGAGCTTTCGACCGCGGACTACGAAGATCGCCTCCGCCAGGAGATCCGCGACGTCATCCACCTGCAGGAAAAGCTCGACATTGACGTGCTGGTCCACGGTGAGCCGGAGCGCAACGACATGGTCCAGTACTTCGCGGAGCTGTTGGACGGCTTCGAGGTGACGAAGAACGGGTGGGTACAGTCCTACGGTTCGCGCTGCACTCGTCCGTCGATCCTGTGGGGCGACGTCTCCCGGCCCGAGCCGATGACCGTCCGCTGGTCCACCTACGCCCAGTCGGTAACCGACCGCCCGGTCAAGGGCATGCTTACCGGTCCGGTCACCATCCTCGCCTGGTCCTTCGTTCGCGACGACCTGGCCCTGGGCGAGGTTGCCGACCAGGTGGGTCTGGCTCTGCGCGACGAGGTGTCGGATCTGGAGGCGGCCGGGATCGGTGTGATCCAAGTGGACGAGCCGGCCCTGCGGGAACTGCTGCCCCTGCGGCGGGAGGACCAGGACGCCTACCTGGAGTGGTCGGTCGGCTCGTTCCGAGTGGCAACTTCCGGGGTTGAGGCACAGACCCAGATTCACACCCACCTGTGCTACTCCGAGTTCGGCGACGTGATTGACGCAATTGACGCCCTCGGGGCGGACGTGACCTCGCTGGAGGCGGCCCGCTCGCACATGGAGGTCCTGCCCGCGCTGGAGGCAACCGGGTTCAGCCGCCAGATTGGCCCGGGAATCTACGACATTCACTCTCCCCGGGTTCCGGAGGTGTCCGAGTTGAGCGAGCTGCTGTCCGAGGCGGTGGCCGCGGTTCCGGCCGATCGGCTCTGGGTCAACCCGGACTGCGGGCTGAAGACCCGGACCTACGCTCAGGTTGAGCCGTCGCTGCACAACATGGTCGCTGCGGCCAAGGAGGTGCGCGCCCACCAGTAG